The proteins below are encoded in one region of Triticum aestivum cultivar Chinese Spring chromosome 1B, IWGSC CS RefSeq v2.1, whole genome shotgun sequence:
- the LOC123149552 gene encoding uncharacterized protein isoform X2: MAAVRYAARRLGGSLLQRTQAAVLEGRRLVPSRFMRSRQFTKVSSEHAGKIPKKHELSDVEYKLKVQAELSKNLKELEKLQQEEANARPNAIQLRLMSIERAIDGVIGGAAKLGFFEWL; the protein is encoded by the exons ATGGCGGCGGTTCGGTACGCCGCAAGGAGGCTCGGTGGCTCCCTGCTCCAGCGAACGCAGGCGGCGGTCCTGGAGGGGCGCCGTCTCGTGCCAAGCAGGTTCATGCGCTCCCGCCAGTTCACCAAAGTCTCCAGTGAG CATGCTGGGAAGATCCCGAAGAAACACGAGCTGTCTGACGTGGAATATAAGTTGAAGGTTCAGGCGGAGCTTTCTAAGAATTTAAAGGAGTTGGAGAAGTTGCAGCAGGAAGAGGCGAATGCAAGACCAAATGCCATTCAGTT GAGGTTGATGTCTATTGAACGTGCGATTGATGGTGTGATCGGTGGAGCCGCCAAGTTGGGATTTTTCG AATGGTTATGA
- the LOC123101458 gene encoding uncharacterized protein, producing the protein MATVRCTRTLLQRTQAAVAEEGRRLVPSRFMRSRQLSSQVSSEHAGKSPALESELDMKMKKLAASMARLKNTPGPDASKLRLMSYGRAANSVVDGAVNFAIFCIISAAVYRRYSEKGVEAQAITKGSS; encoded by the exons ATGGCGACGGTTCGTTGTACACGCACCCTGCTCCAGCGAACGCAGGCGGCGGTCGCGGAGGAGGGACGCCGGCTCGTGCCAAGCAGGTTCATGCGCTCGCGCCAGCTCTCCAGCCAGGTCTCCAGCGAG CATGCTGGCAAGTCCCCTGCATTGGAATCTGAACTGGACATGAAGATGAAGAAGCTTGCGGCCTCGATGGCTCGGTTGAAGAACACTCCAGGACCAGATGCCTCTAAGTT GCGCTTGATGTCTTACGGACGTGCGGCTAATAGTGTGGTCGATGGAGCTGTCAACTTTGCAATTTTCTGTATCATTTCTGCTGCTGTTTATCGTCGCTACAGCGAGAAGGGGGTAGAAGCCCAGGCTATTACCAAGGGAAGCTCGTGA
- the LOC123149552 gene encoding uncharacterized protein isoform X1, with amino-acid sequence MAAVRYAARRLGGSLLQRTQAAVLEGRRLVPSRFMRSRQFTKVSSEHAGKIPKKHELSDVEYKLKVQAELSKNLKELEKLQQEEANARPNAIQLRLMSIERAIDGVIGGAAKLGFFGMLIAVTFGDERVEARVAIKENQMVMSCGRSFDHTCSNIV; translated from the exons ATGGCGGCGGTTCGGTACGCCGCAAGGAGGCTCGGTGGCTCCCTGCTCCAGCGAACGCAGGCGGCGGTCCTGGAGGGGCGCCGTCTCGTGCCAAGCAGGTTCATGCGCTCCCGCCAGTTCACCAAAGTCTCCAGTGAG CATGCTGGGAAGATCCCGAAGAAACACGAGCTGTCTGACGTGGAATATAAGTTGAAGGTTCAGGCGGAGCTTTCTAAGAATTTAAAGGAGTTGGAGAAGTTGCAGCAGGAAGAGGCGAATGCAAGACCAAATGCCATTCAGTT GAGGTTGATGTCTATTGAACGTGCGATTGATGGTGTGATCGGTGGAGCCGCCAAGTTGGGATTTTTCGGTATGCTTATTGCTGTTACTTTTGGTGACGAGAGGGTAGAAGCCCGGGTTGCTATCAAGGAAAACCA AATGGTTATGAGTTGTGGAAGAAGTTTTGATCATACTTGCTCAAATATTGTGTGA